The genomic interval TACTGGTCTGCATTCAAATGTACATGTGTATCGATTAACACAATATCACTCCTATTATTTAACGATTGAACCGTTCTCAATCGTGTTCGGTAAACTTACAAGTGTAAGTTGTCCATCTTTTTCTGCTGAAAGGATCATACCTTCTGATTTCTCACCACGAAGTTCGACAGGTTTTAAGTTCGTCACAACGACAACTTTCTTTCCGATGATATCTTCCGGTTTATAGAACTCTGCAATTCCAGAAACAATCTGACGCTTTTCATTTCCTAAGTCAACTTGAATCTTCAGTAATTTCTTCGCTTTCTTTACATAATCCGCATCAATAATCGTCGCTGACTTTAACTCTACTTTATCGAATACATCGATTGTAATTTCTTCTTTACCCGGAACATCAACTTGCTCAGGCGCTGGTGGCTGCATTGTTCCTTTAATAAACTCTACTTCCGCTTCTACATCTAATCTCGGGAATATTGGCGTTGCTTTCTCCACCACTGTTAATTGTTTAATCTGTCCGTAAGATTTCAGACTGTCAAACTCATATAATGTTTCATCCGTTAAATTTAACTGTTCAAAGATTTTGTAAGGTGTTTCAGTTAAGAACGGTCTTAATAATACTGCCGCAAAGCGAATATTTTCAACTAAATGATACATTACGCTTTCTAACAGTTCTTTCTGACTTTCATCTTTAATTAAAATCCATGGTGTCGTTTCATCAATATACTTATTTGTACGTGAAATAAGCTTCCATACTTCCTGAAGTGCTACTGAATACTGCATATTCTCCATAGCTGCATCATATGCTGCTTTCGTTTCGACAGCCAACTTTTCGATTTCAGCATCGACTTCATGCATTTGCCCTTTATATCCGCTTAATGTACCACCAAAATATTTGTTAATCATTGCAATTGTACGGTTTACAAGGTTACCTAAATCATTTGCCAGATCAAAGTTTGTACGATCTACGAAAGCTTCAGGTGTGAATACACCATCAGAACCAAACGGCAATTCTCTCATTAAGTAGTAACGTACCGCATCTAATCCGTAACGATCAATTAATATATGAGGATCTACGACGTTTCCTTTAGACTTACTCATCTTTCCGTCTTTCATTAATATCCAGCCATGTGCA from Macrococcus armenti carries:
- the metG gene encoding methionine--tRNA ligase, producing MTNNTFYVTTPIYYPSGKLHIGHAYSTVAGDAIARYKRMQGYDVKYLTGTDEHGQKIQEKAQAAGKSEIEYLDEIITDIKALWKKLDISNDDFIRTTEDRHKVVVEKVFERLLAQGDIYLGEYEGWYSVPDETFYTETQLVDPIYEGEKIVGGKSPDSHHPVQLVKEESYFFKLSKYTDRLIEYYDAHPEFIQPVSRKNEMLNNFIKPGLEDLAVSRTSFNWGIKVPSNPKHVVYVWIDALTNYISALGYLSDDETEFNKYWPADVHIMAKEIVRFHTIIWPALLMALDLPLPKKIFAHGWILMKDGKMSKSKGNVVDPHILIDRYGLDAVRYYLMRELPFGSDGVFTPEAFVDRTNFDLANDLGNLVNRTIAMINKYFGGTLSGYKGQMHEVDAEIEKLAVETKAAYDAAMENMQYSVALQEVWKLISRTNKYIDETTPWILIKDESQKELLESVMYHLVENIRFAAVLLRPFLTETPYKIFEQLNLTDETLYEFDSLKSYGQIKQLTVVEKATPIFPRLDVEAEVEFIKGTMQPPAPEQVDVPGKEEITIDVFDKVELKSATIIDADYVKKAKKLLKIQVDLGNEKRQIVSGIAEFYKPEDIIGKKVVVVTNLKPVELRGEKSEGMILSAEKDGQLTLVSLPNTIENGSIVK